The Lycium ferocissimum isolate CSIRO_LF1 chromosome 10, AGI_CSIRO_Lferr_CH_V1, whole genome shotgun sequence genome window below encodes:
- the LOC132034318 gene encoding inactive beta-amylase 9, translating to MEVSVMGSSQVNLGRNDLGCKEVGYCSFTKNLNSKSKLCVGQSIKWPVKSLNGFSLKASGCSQAKPLILENASANRKSKLTDGVKLFVGLPLDAVSSTNTVNHPRAIAAGLKALKLLGVDGIELPIWWGVVEKEAMGEYNWTGYLALAEVIQNLGLKLHVSLCFHASGEPKIPLPEWVSQIGESDPSIFFKDRSGQHYKDCLSFAVTDVPVLDGKTPVQVYKEFCESFKAAFSPFMGSTITGISFGLGPEGELRYPSHHDLSKMNNHQGAGEFQCCDKYMLNSLKQYAESNGNPLWGLGGPHDAPGYDQPPMTSNFFKENGGSWETTYGDVFLSWYSEQLISHGSRLLSLASETFHDVPISVCGKVPLVYSWYRTRSHPSELTTGFYNTVNRDGYVEMVEMFAKHSCQIILPGMDLSDNHQPNESLSSPELLLAQITSSCRKHGVEILGQNSMVANASNGFEQIKKNLSGDKGMSLFTYQRMGADFFSPEHFPSFTQFVRNLNQPELDSDDQPMKQEECAESPTSNQLQTQAA from the exons atggAGGTTTCAGTTATGGGAAGTTCTCAGGTAAATTTGGGTAGGAATGATTTGGGATGTAAAGAAGTTGGGTATTGTAGTTTTACCAAGAATTTGAATTCAAAGTCAAAATTATGTGTTGGCCAAAGTATAAAATGGCCTGTAAAATCTTTGAATGGGTTCAGTTTGAAAGCATCTGGTTGTTCACAAGCTAAACCATTGATATTAGAGAATGCTTCTGCTAACAGAAAATCTAAGCTG ACTGATGGCGTGAAACTATTTGTTGGGTTGCCACTTGATGCTGTTTCAAGTACTAATACGGTAAACCATCCTAGAGCAATTGCAGCTGGATTAAAAGCGTTGAAGTTACTCGGTGTAGATGGCATAGAACTCCCAATCTGGTGGGGAGTAGTTGAGAAGGAAGCCATGGGGGAATATAACTGGACAGGCTACCTTGCACTTGCTGAAGTGATCCAGAATTTGGGTCTTAAGCTTCATGTGTCACTTTGCTTTCATGCATCAGGGGAACCGAAAATCCCACTCCCTGAATGGGTTTCTCAGATTGGTGAATCTGACCCTAGTATATTCTTTAAAGACCGATCAGGACAACACTACAAAGATTGTCTTTCATTCGCTGTTACTGATGTTCCTGTCCTTGACGGAAAGACTCCAGTTCAAGTTTACAAAGAGTTTTGTGAGAGCTTCAAGGCTGCATTTTCCCCGTTCATGGGCTCCACAATCACG GGCATTTCCTTTGGTCTAGGACCAGAAGGCGAGCTTCGCTATCCTTCTCATCACGATCTTTCCAAAATGAACAATCATCAGGGAGCTGGTGAATTCCAGTGTTGTGATAAATACATGTTGAATTCTCTCAAACAGTATGCTGAAAGCAATGGGAATCCTCTGTGGGGATTGGGTGGTCCGCACGATGCCCCTGGTTATGATCAACCACCCATGACAAGCAACTTCTTCAAGGAGAACGGAGGATCTTGGGAGACGACTTATGGTGATGTTTTCCTTTCTTGGTACTCGGAGCAACTTATTTCACATGGAAGCCGGCTTCTTTCTCTAGCCTCTGAAACTTTCCATGACGTTCCAATCTCCGTTTGTGGCAAAGTTCCCCTTGTGTACTCTTGGTATAGAACCCGATCCCACCCTAGCGAGCTGACAACCGGTTTCTATAACACAGTCAACAGAGATGGTTATGTAGAAATGGTTGAGATGTTCGCAAAGCATTCATGCCAAATTATCTTGCCTGGGATGGATCTCTCAGACAATCACCAGCCAAACGAATCTCTCTCGAGCCCAGAGTTGTTGCTTGCTCAAATTACATCATCTTGCAGAAAGCATGGAGTGGAAATCTTGGGCCAAAACTCAATGGTTGCAAATGCATCAAATGGTTTCGAACAAATAAAGAAGAATTTGTCAGGTGACAAAGGAATGAGCTTGTTTACATATCAAAGAATGGGTGCTGATTTCTTTTCTCCAGAACATTTCCCTTCATTCACTCAATTCGTTCGGAACCTTAATCAACCAGAACTGGATTCAGACGATCAACCGATGAAACAAGAAGAATGTGCTGAATCTCCTACAAGTAATCAACTCCAGACGCAAGCAGCTTAG
- the LOC132034317 gene encoding tubby-like F-box protein 3 isoform X2, with amino-acid sequence MKWGYGSKSRCRHSSVVAVAEETEGIEIDEVFIESYWANLPSELLREVLVRIEDTESKWPLRKNVVSCAGVCRSWRDIMKELVKTPEVSGKLTFPISVKQPGPRDTLLQCFIKRNQATQTYHLYLSLTQALADDGKFLLAARKYRRPTCTDYTISLDADEMSKGGGTCIGKLRSNFLGTKFTVYDSILPYAGAKLVKSRSTRLVGSKQMNPRVPGGTYEVAHISYELNVLGARGPRRMHCVMDAIPASAIKPGGIAPTQADFLMGNTGSGSSLPSRCLRSKSSRSSSGPIETQREGSLVLKNKAPRWHEQLQCWCLNFHGRVTVASVKNFQLVASPENGMVAGPEHEKVILQFGKVGKDMFTMDYRYPLSAFQAFSICLSSFDTKIACE; translated from the exons ATGAAGTGGGGTTATGGGTCAAAGTCAAGGTGTCGCCACAGCTCAGTGGTTGCTGTGGCAGAGGAAACTGAAGGAATTGAGATTGATGAAGTGTTTATAGAGAGCTATTGGGCTAATTTGCCTTCAGAGTTATTGAGAGAGGTACTTGTAAGGATTGAAGATACTGAATCTAAATGGCCTTTGAGAAAGAATGTAGTGTCTTGTGCTGGAGTTTGTAGGAGCTGGAGAGACATTATGAAGGAGTTGGTTAAGACTCCTGAAGTTTCTGGCAAGTTAACTTTCCCTATTTCTGTCAAACAG CCTGGTCCACGGGACACACTCCTTCAGTGCTTTATAAAGCGAAACCAGGCAACACAGACATATCATCTATACCTCAGTTTGACTCAAG CCTTAGCTGATGATGGCAAGTTTCTTCTTGCTGCTCGGAAGTACAGGAGGCCCACCTGCACTGACTACACTATATCACTGGATGCAGATGAAATGTCAAAGGGAGGTGGCACTTGTATCGGCAAATTAAG ATCAAATTTCCTTGGAACCAAGTTTACTGTATACGATTCTATTCTACCTTACGCTGGAGCCAAACTGGTGAAGAGCCGTTCCACCAGGCTTGTGGGCTCAAAACAAATGAATCCTAGAGTGCCTGGTGGAACATATGAAGTTGCTCATATTTCATACGAGTTGAATGTACTTGGAGCCAG GGGGCCAAGAAGAATGCATTGTGTGATGGATGCTATCCCAGCTTCTGCCATTAAACCTGGAGGTATAGCTCCCACACAGGCTGATTTTCTAATGGGCAATACTGGTTCGGGTTCCTCTCTTCCAAGTCGATGTCTTCGATCCAAATCAAGTCGCTCTTCATCCGGGCCTATAGAAACTCAAAGAGAAGGTTCACTGGTTCTGAAAAATAAGGCTCCCAGATGGCATGAGCAGCTCCAATGCTGGTGTTTGAACTTTCATGGTCGGGTAACTGTCGCCTCCGTGAAGAACTTTCAGTTGGTGGCTTCTCCAGAGAATGGTATGGTGGCTGGACCAGAACACGAGAAGGTTATTTTGCAGTTCGGTAAAGTAGGGAAGGACATGTTTACAATGGATTACCGCTACCCACTATCAGCATTCCAGGCATTCTCCATATGCCTTAGCAGCTTTGACACTAAAATTGCTTGTGAATGA
- the LOC132034317 gene encoding tubby-like F-box protein 3 isoform X1 has translation MKWGYGSKSRCRHSSVVAVAEETEGIEIDEVFIESYWANLPSELLREVLVRIEDTESKWPLRKNVVSCAGVCRSWRDIMKELVKTPEVSGKLTFPISVKQPGPRDTLLQCFIKRNQATQTYHLYLSLTQALADDGKFLLAARKYRRPTCTDYTISLDADEMSKGGGTCIGKLRSNFLGTKFTVYDSILPYAGAKLVKSRSTRLVGSKQMNPRVPGGTYEVAHISYELNVLGASRGPRRMHCVMDAIPASAIKPGGIAPTQADFLMGNTGSGSSLPSRCLRSKSSRSSSGPIETQREGSLVLKNKAPRWHEQLQCWCLNFHGRVTVASVKNFQLVASPENGMVAGPEHEKVILQFGKVGKDMFTMDYRYPLSAFQAFSICLSSFDTKIACE, from the exons ATGAAGTGGGGTTATGGGTCAAAGTCAAGGTGTCGCCACAGCTCAGTGGTTGCTGTGGCAGAGGAAACTGAAGGAATTGAGATTGATGAAGTGTTTATAGAGAGCTATTGGGCTAATTTGCCTTCAGAGTTATTGAGAGAGGTACTTGTAAGGATTGAAGATACTGAATCTAAATGGCCTTTGAGAAAGAATGTAGTGTCTTGTGCTGGAGTTTGTAGGAGCTGGAGAGACATTATGAAGGAGTTGGTTAAGACTCCTGAAGTTTCTGGCAAGTTAACTTTCCCTATTTCTGTCAAACAG CCTGGTCCACGGGACACACTCCTTCAGTGCTTTATAAAGCGAAACCAGGCAACACAGACATATCATCTATACCTCAGTTTGACTCAAG CCTTAGCTGATGATGGCAAGTTTCTTCTTGCTGCTCGGAAGTACAGGAGGCCCACCTGCACTGACTACACTATATCACTGGATGCAGATGAAATGTCAAAGGGAGGTGGCACTTGTATCGGCAAATTAAG ATCAAATTTCCTTGGAACCAAGTTTACTGTATACGATTCTATTCTACCTTACGCTGGAGCCAAACTGGTGAAGAGCCGTTCCACCAGGCTTGTGGGCTCAAAACAAATGAATCCTAGAGTGCCTGGTGGAACATATGAAGTTGCTCATATTTCATACGAGTTGAATGTACTTGGAGCCAG CAGGGGGCCAAGAAGAATGCATTGTGTGATGGATGCTATCCCAGCTTCTGCCATTAAACCTGGAGGTATAGCTCCCACACAGGCTGATTTTCTAATGGGCAATACTGGTTCGGGTTCCTCTCTTCCAAGTCGATGTCTTCGATCCAAATCAAGTCGCTCTTCATCCGGGCCTATAGAAACTCAAAGAGAAGGTTCACTGGTTCTGAAAAATAAGGCTCCCAGATGGCATGAGCAGCTCCAATGCTGGTGTTTGAACTTTCATGGTCGGGTAACTGTCGCCTCCGTGAAGAACTTTCAGTTGGTGGCTTCTCCAGAGAATGGTATGGTGGCTGGACCAGAACACGAGAAGGTTATTTTGCAGTTCGGTAAAGTAGGGAAGGACATGTTTACAATGGATTACCGCTACCCACTATCAGCATTCCAGGCATTCTCCATATGCCTTAGCAGCTTTGACACTAAAATTGCTTGTGAATGA